In the genome of Natronomonas salina, the window TCCCGCCGTAGAAGTCGAACTGCCGGTAGGCGTACAGCGCGAGGCCGCCGGCGCCGAGGACGACCGCCGCCAGCACGATGGGCAGCGCTACCGTCGGGAGGAGGGGGCCGAGGGCGAGCCCGGCGAGGCCGGCGGCCAGGAGGGCGATGCCGACGACGACGAAGTGGGCCCCGGGGGCGAACGCCTCGAGGATCATCAGCGCCGTCCCGAGCAGGACGAGGAGGAACGGCACCGAGTAGCCGAACAGTTCAGCCATGGCCCGGGGTACGGACTCCCGGACGTTAACGCTTCGGCCGTCTCAGAGCAGGAACATCCGGGAGATGATGAACAGCGCGAGGAGTACTCCGAGGATTACGAAGAGGACGTTCTCCAGGGAGGGGTCGCCGGGCTCCAGCGGTCGTCGGCGCTCGCGCTCGGCGGCCGCGGCCGCCTCGGCGTCGGCCTCCCGCTGCTCGAGGTCCTGCAGGGAGAACTCCCACTCCGAGTCCTCGTCGGCGTCGGGGCCGGCGGTCCCGTCCGCCTCGTCGGACCGCCGCTCGCCCGCGTCGCCGGGGTCGCTCATGGAACGCGGTAACGGAGGGAGGGGCAAATGGCTGTCGGGACGGGCCGGCGGCGCGTGGGGGTCACTGGATCTTCGTCCCCGGCTCGGCGTCCCCGTGGGTGGTCAGCAGGTCCGCCTGGTCGCCGGCCGCCAGCAGCATCCCGTCGGACTCGACGCCGAACAGCTCGCTCTTCTCGAGGTTGGCGACGACGACGATGCGGGTGCCCGGCAGCGCCTCGAGGTCGTGGAGCTGCTTGATGCCGGCGACGATCTGGCGGGTCTCGACCCCGATGTCGACCTCGAGCTTCGCGAGCTTGTCGGCGCCCTCGATCGGCTCGGCGGCGAGCACCTCGCCGACGCGGAGGTCGAGGTCCTGAAACTCCTCGAAGCCGATCCGCTCCTCGCGGACGGGTTCGAGGTCCGCGGCAGCGCCGCCGGTCTCGTCGTCCGATTCGGCGGCCTCGTCGGCTTCGTCCTCCTCGC includes:
- a CDS encoding DUF7312 domain-containing protein, giving the protein MSDPGDAGERRSDEADGTAGPDADEDSEWEFSLQDLEQREADAEAAAAAERERRRPLEPGDPSLENVLFVILGVLLALFIISRMFLL